A window of the Sabethes cyaneus chromosome 1, idSabCyanKW18_F2, whole genome shotgun sequence genome harbors these coding sequences:
- the LOC128732913 gene encoding probable elongation factor 1-delta, which translates to MISPMVCEKFWADKSNYDNAEKKYYEYLSQMNSFPAQCTLASEISKARQHIKNSLERMDGIAALAASPGAELLDRLSTVEKENDKLRSVIDGLNNLVIDLHARVKALESGLKTVPTPVTVTKSAPAPIKNATTTDDADDNDVDLFGSDDEEEDKAAADLREKRLAEYAAKKSKKPALIAKSNIILDIKPWDDETDMKLMEKEVRKISMDGLLLGASKLVPLAYGIHKLQLSCVIEDDKVSVDELQEQIEKIEDYVQSVDIAAFNKI; encoded by the exons ATGATTTCCCCAATGGTTTGCGAAAAGTTCTGGGCAGATAAATCTAATTATGACAATGCCGAAAAAAAGTATTATGAATATTTATCTCAG ATGAATTCCTTTCCGGCACAGTGCACATTAGCGTCGGAGATCTCTAAGGCTAGACAGCACATCAAAAATTCGCTAGAGAGA ATGGATGGCATTGCAGCTCTTGCCGCTAGTCCAGGTGCTGAATTGCTGGATCGTCTGTCTACCGTAGAAAAGGAGAATGATAAATTGCGTTCAGTCATCGATGGCCTAAACAACCTCGTAATAGATTTGCATGCACGTGTCAAGGCATTAGAATCGGGATTAAAAACAGTGCCAACACCAGTAACAGTGACGAAGTCAGCACCTGCACCAATTAAGAATGCCACTACTACTGACGATGCTGATGACAATGACGTGGACCTGTTTGGTTCCGATGATGAGGAAGAAGATAAGGCTGCGGCTGATTTGCGAGAAAAACGTTTGGCTGAATATGCagctaaaaaatcaaaaaagccAGCTTTGATCGCCAAGTCAAATATTATCCTCGATATAAAGCCCTGGGACGATGAAACTGATATGAAACTAATGGAAAAAGAGGTCCGCAAAATTAGCATGGATGGATTATTATTGGGAGCTTCCAAACTAGTTCCGCTGGCATATGGAATTCATAAACTGCAGCTGTCGTGTGTTATCGAAGATGACAAAGTTTCTGTGGACGAGCTGCAAGAACAGATAGAAAAAATTGAAGACTATGTCCAAAGCGTTGATATTGCTGCATTCAATAAAATCTAA